The Cytobacillus oceanisediminis genomic interval TACAGAAGGCTTTGCATAACGTGTATAATCTGAGGCAATAACCCATTGTGAAACGTTTATACCAATAACTAAACTGACGGCAGCAAGAAAACTCATTTGTGGTTCAGGGTTCCAGGATGCTATCTTTTCCCAGCCGATATTTTTTAAAGCATAGAAAATACCGCCTGCAATTAATAATAATCCAGCTGGGACAGCTAAATAATCTGTCCACTTCATGGATGAGTATCCAATAATGGATGGAAGTGCAAATAGAAGGCCAGCAATGATTGTTACAATGGCCCAAAGGAACCACTCAGTCTTATAATCTATTCCAAACATCGCTGCTATTGCATTTCCTGCAACAGCTGTCTGGAGCGCCCACCACCCCATTGAAACGATGAATATAGTCAAGCCTACAATAAATCTTGCCTGATTTGAACCAAAGCTTGTTCTGGCAATTACTGACGATGAGCGTCCAGTTTTTGCACCGATGTATCCTGAAAGAGCATTACCGATCCATTGGAAAATAAACAAAGCTGCTGCCAAGATCCAGAATAGCTTTCCGAGACCAAAGCTTGCTGTCAATGTTGCACCTACCATTAAAACCGGAATTGTAAATTCAAGTCCCCCAAAAATGATTGCAGGTGATATCCAGTGCTGCCTTTCATTTATTGGCACGGAAGCGAGAGCTTCATCTTTTCCTCCGCTTTTCCTTAAAGACACATCCTCCATCCCTGTCCAACTCCTTTTTATTTTATATCGGAATATTCTGTAAAATCTTCTTATAATAAAGACCTTGCCCATGCAAGGTCTTTATGGTGAAAGTTGTTAACCAACCAATACCCACACAATTTCACAATCCTCATCACTGTCATTGTAGGCAATATGTTCTTGCCCTGCAGGAATAAAGGTTGCATCTCCGCTTGAAACCCGATAAGTTCTTCCCTTCGTTTCTGTTACAATTGAACCTTTTACTATAATCGAATATTCATTTTCTTTATGATTAGAAACTCCTGTTAAAGGGACTCGCTTTCCTGGTGGAATGACAACCGTACCAACTTTCAAGTCTCCAGTTAATGCTTTTTGTGAGAATACTGTTTTAAGAGGAACTGCGGCATTCGAATCAGTCTGGATATTCTCTATATTTAGTACATCCACTTTACTCACCTCTATTCTGGCGTTCTTCTGTTAAACCTTCGACTTCATATGTTTTATCATTTACTATTACCCCAAAGTCAGCTTCTGCCTGCGCTGCAGTGATATAACCATTCCTTACATCATCGGCTACCTTTTCTGCAGGGCGGCTAAAAGGATCTCCATAGCCTCCGCCTGTGGCAGTCACCAATTTAACCACATCGCCCTTGTTCAACGGGTACCTAGGATAGATGCCAAATGGGCCATCGACTTCACCATTTGCTTTTTCAATATAAACTTTGTTAGCTGAACCTTCCTT includes:
- a CDS encoding cupin domain-containing protein; the protein is MDVLNIENIQTDSNAAVPLKTVFSQKALTGDLKVGTVVIPPGKRVPLTGVSNHKENEYSIIVKGSIVTETKGRTYRVSSGDATFIPAGQEHIAYNDSDEDCEIVWVLVG
- a CDS encoding purine-cytosine permease family protein, encoding MEDVSLRKSGGKDEALASVPINERQHWISPAIIFGGLEFTIPVLMVGATLTASFGLGKLFWILAAALFIFQWIGNALSGYIGAKTGRSSSVIARTSFGSNQARFIVGLTIFIVSMGWWALQTAVAGNAIAAMFGIDYKTEWFLWAIVTIIAGLLFALPSIIGYSSMKWTDYLAVPAGLLLIAGGIFYALKNIGWEKIASWNPEPQMSFLAAVSLVIGINVSQWVIASDYTRYAKPSVKDNVLIPLGIIAVGFPLFYVGAIMSIGVGDADIVNVMMNLGFPVWGFLILWLATWTSQLVNNYSMGLALANMLNVNSNKGRALLTLAGTIISIVIALVGILDYFMDFLYMTALIYPAIGGVMMADFFFIRKQQWTDNKGWNWMATIALAVGTLVGYYTQYVHSFGLPAVQSIIASALVYVIAMKIKAKVAPDHFTEISSRPESYSSDNVKIL